A stretch of DNA from Euzebyales bacterium:
GTTCGTGGACGGCTGAGCACGTAGGCGGCGGTGAGGAACAGCGCCATCGCGATGGTCCCGAAGGGCAGCGCGTGGTCGACGGCGCCGATGACGCCGGCGAGGGCCAGTGGGATCGTCGCCGACGGTGGCGCGCCGGCCTGGTGCAGCGCCGCGGCTGCGGCGGTCACGGCAACCAGCCAGGACGCGCCGGCGATGAGCGCGATGGTGAAGGGCACGGGTTGGTCGAGCCCACCGCCGGACAACGCGTCGCTGACACCTGTCAGCACGGCCTGCTCAGCGGCCGACAGTCCGCGTCCGTACTGCGCGACGAGCCCGTTGCTGAGACCGACGATCGAGTCGAACGCGCTGTAGAACACCAGGTAGAACAGCAGCGCGACGCGGCTGTTCTGTGCCGCGGGGCCGGTGAGTCCCTCGGTGAGCCAGTAGATCGCGACAGCCATCAGCAGGATCAGCAGCAGCTGGACGGTGTGCACGCCGATCCACAGCGGCGCCCGGTCGCCGACCGCCGTGTACAGGTTGGCGTCGCCGGCGGCCACGACATGCAGCAGTCCCGTGACCAGGAACGCGGTCGGCGCGCCGAAGACCACGAGCATGCGCGCGGGATGTGACCGGAGCTCGCTGATCCCCAGGACCTGCCGCTGCCCAGTCGCGGCGTCGGTCGCCACGGCGTGTTGGGCGGTCATCCTGCCGCCCCTCTCATCGCCGGTGCCACCGGTGCAGCAGTCGGCGCAGCCCCCAGACGCCGCAGCCACCCGCCGATCAGGGCGAGCCAGCCGAGCAGTACGAGCCAGAACAGCCGCTGCACGACGCCGGTGTAACTGCCCGGCCCGAACGCAACGACAACCGTGCCACTGATCAGGTACCACAGCGTGATCGCCACGGCGAACCAGCCTGTCACCCGGGCCAGCGGATGCCATCTGCGATCGCGTGCGAACACGCCGCGCAGGATGAACGCGCCCACGACCAGAAAGAGGGGACCGATGGTGCCGGCCAAGGTGTGCATCTGACCCGAGAAGGTGGTGGCGGTCGTGCCGTCTGCAAGTTGGGCGTCCGTTGGGAACACGGCGACGCCGACGAAGAACACGCCGGTCACCGCGATCAGCCACGCCGCCCACACGCGCGGGCCCGGTGCCAGCGATCGACGCAACCCGAGGCCCACCGCCACCATCCCGGCGCCGACGACCAGGAACGCGACCGTCATCAGCCACCCCGACGGTCCCAGCGCGTACTCGCTGATCTGGTGGTCGACGGGGTCCAACGCCGGGTTGATCAGATGCAGGAGGACGACACTGGCAAGGAACCATCCCGTGCAGACCAGGCTGATGGTGCCGAGCACCTCCACGGACGGGCGGCCTCCGCGTGCGCGGACGGGAAGGTCGGGGTCACGCATGACTGCCTCCTCGGTTCGTTCGTCGGACACGGCAGGGCGCCACGGCGTGACGAGCACCAACGGGATCGCCGCAACCCCGGTCGTGACGAGCGCCACCGCCGGACGCGGCCGAGCCGACCGCCGACTGTGCTGACCGTCGCATCCGCCGATACGTCGGCGGGAGACCGTGGCAGGACCAACCGCAATCGTCCGTGCTGCTCCACGATTCCACGGCACTGGCCGCACAGCGCAGGACGATGATCAGCGCGAGGTCGCCATGACGACGAGCGCGGCCCGACATCAGCGAAAGCCGAACCGGTCGCGCGATGGTGTCCATGGCTCCCCGTCGCTGGTGCGGCGACGTGACGTATGAAGCGCAACCTATAGAAGTCGCCGCTCCCTCGTAACGGTGAACCCGCCAGTCATCACGTCCATCGGTGGGCAAACCCTGACGCGCCCGACCGTCCCGCTCCGGCGCACCGGCGACGACGCGACCACGCTGACCGACGCGACCGACGCGACCGACGGACCGGTGGCGCACCCGCCGAGCAACCCGAATGCGGGGCCCCACCCTCGACTGTGGGTGGAGACCGTGGTGGTCATGAGCGGCGTCCGGTGGCGGCGATACGATGAGGGCCGAAGCGACACTGGTCGGGACCACATGGGGTTGCTGTCCAACGCAAAATGGGCGCTGCAGCGGCTTGCAGGTCGCGCGCCGGTCTGCGCCCACGTCAGTGCGGTTCGCGAGGTCACGCCTCGATCCGACGGCTGCGCGCCGTGCCTCGCTCTCGGTGACACGTGGGTGCATCTGCGGATGTGCTTGACATGCGGTGAGGTCGGCTGCTGCGACTCGTCCAAGAACCGCCACGCCCATCGCCACGCGGACGGGGTGGGACACCCGATCGCCCGTTCGGCGGAGCCCGGAGCCGATTGGGCGTGGTGCTTCGTCGATGAGGCTGTTGTGGGTGTCGGGGTCGGATGAACCCAGCCCTGCTGTTGGTCATCGAAGACACCGGCACGCGCCGGTACATGACCGACGAACTCGCGAGTCGCTTCGCTCGTGACTACGCGATCGAGGCGTACGCGTCGGCTGCGGCGGCCCGCCAGCGGCTGCAGGCGGTCGATCCCTCGATGGCTCCCGTGGCGATGGTCCTCGCCGACGCCGACCTGGGATCGGCCGAGAGCATCGGATTTCTCGGGCGGGTCAGGGAGCTTGTGCCCACCGCATCGCGGATCCTGCTGCATGACCGCGGCGCGGGCACCGCTGGGAGCGACGTCATGCGTGCCATGGCGCTCGGGCGGATCGACAGCGCGATGGCGAAGCCGACCGGACCACGCGACGAGGACTTCTTCGGCGCGCTGACTGAGTACCTGTCCGACTGGGCGTGGCTCACACGGCCGGTGGTCGACGCCGTGAAGATCGTCGGATCCGACCGGACGCCGGCTGAACGGGAGATGGTCGACCTGCTGCGCCGGCACGAGGTTCCGACCGGTGTCTATGGGCCGGAGTCCGGTGAGGGGCAGCGGATCCTCGCGCGCGCAGGGCCGGACGCGACGCTCCCCGTCGTGGAGGTGCTCGACGGGCCACCGTTGAGCGACCCGTCGCTTGTGGAAGTGGTCGACCAGCTGGGGGCCGCCGGTGCCGTGAGCGAGGACGGCTACGACCTGGTGATCGTCGGTGCGGGACCGGCCGGGTTGGGCGCGGCCGTGTATGCCGCATCCGAGGGCTTGCGTACCCTGGTCGTTGAGCAGGAAGCGATCGGCGGGCAGGCCGGCACGAGTTCGATGATCCGCAACTATCTCGGCTTCCCTCGCGGTGTCACAGGCCGTCGTCTCGCCGGCCATGGCGCGCGGCAGGCGATCCGGTTCGGCGCGTCGTTCCACCTGATGCGTTCGGTGGTGGCGCTGCGGCGTGCAGATGGCCTGAGTGTGCGGTTGTCCAGCGGTGTCAACGCGGCTGCGCGATCGGTGCTGCTGGCCTGCGGTGTGTCCTACCGCAGGCTCGGGGTCACGGCGCTCGAGGCACTGGTCGGCGCGGGCGTGTTCTACGGCGCGGCCGTGGGCGAGGCACCGGCGCTCATGGGGCTGGACGCCTTCGTCGTCGGCGCCGGCAACTCGGCGGGCCAGGCAGCGTTGCATCTCGCCAGGTACGCGGCCCGCGTGACCATGGTCGTGCGTGCACCCGACCTCGACCGCTCGATGTCGGCCTACCTCGTGCGTGAGGTCGCCGCGCACGACCGCATCGAGGTGCTGGTGCGGTCGGAGGTCGTCGGCGGTCGTGGCGACGGGCACCTCGAGCAGTTGACGTTGCGTGACAACGTGACCGGTGAGCTCCGCGACGTCCCTGCTGCAGGGTTGTTCATCCTCATCGGCGCCGAGCCACGCACCGACTGGCTGCCCGACGACATCGAACGCGACGACCGTGGGTTCGTGCGTACGGGTGCCGAGGTCTCACCTACGCGATGGCCGTTGGCACGTCCGCCGGCCGCGTTCGAGACCAGCATGCCGGGCGTGTTCGCCGCCGGCGACGTGCGCAGAGGATCGGTGAAGCGCGTCGCCGCCGCCGCTGGCGAAGGGGCGGTGACGGTACCCATGATCCACAACGTGCTGACCGGCCAAGGCGATCGCGGTCCTGCGTGACGTGCCGATGAGCGCCGCCGTGGCGTGGTGCACGGTGCGTCGTGACCAAGCCCGCGGTCGAGGCGCGCTCGGACCAGGCGCTCGTTCGGGCAACGTCGTGATGCATCGGCGAACCGGTCTGGCACTGCCGGTCAGCTCAGGCCAGCGTTATGAAGAACCTTGCGCGACGGGTACCAAGCTTCACCGACAGGATCGCCTTCCATGTTCCAACTCCATGACACGGTCGGAGTGAT
This window harbors:
- a CDS encoding FAD-dependent oxidoreductase, which gives rise to MNPALLLVIEDTGTRRYMTDELASRFARDYAIEAYASAAAARQRLQAVDPSMAPVAMVLADADLGSAESIGFLGRVRELVPTASRILLHDRGAGTAGSDVMRAMALGRIDSAMAKPTGPRDEDFFGALTEYLSDWAWLTRPVVDAVKIVGSDRTPAEREMVDLLRRHEVPTGVYGPESGEGQRILARAGPDATLPVVEVLDGPPLSDPSLVEVVDQLGAAGAVSEDGYDLVIVGAGPAGLGAAVYAASEGLRTLVVEQEAIGGQAGTSSMIRNYLGFPRGVTGRRLAGHGARQAIRFGASFHLMRSVVALRRADGLSVRLSSGVNAAARSVLLACGVSYRRLGVTALEALVGAGVFYGAAVGEAPALMGLDAFVVGAGNSAGQAALHLARYAARVTMVVRAPDLDRSMSAYLVREVAAHDRIEVLVRSEVVGGRGDGHLEQLTLRDNVTGELRDVPAAGLFILIGAEPRTDWLPDDIERDDRGFVRTGAEVSPTRWPLARPPAAFETSMPGVFAAGDVRRGSVKRVAAAAGEGAVTVPMIHNVLTGQGDRGPA
- a CDS encoding DUF998 domain-containing protein translates to MRDPDLPVRARGGRPSVEVLGTISLVCTGWFLASVVLLHLINPALDPVDHQISEYALGPSGWLMTVAFLVVGAGMVAVGLGLRRSLAPGPRVWAAWLIAVTGVFFVGVAVFPTDAQLADGTTATTFSGQMHTLAGTIGPLFLVVGAFILRGVFARDRRWHPLARVTGWFAVAITLWYLISGTVVVAFGPGSYTGVVQRLFWLVLLGWLALIGGWLRRLGAAPTAAPVAPAMRGAAG